The Porites lutea chromosome 4, jaPorLute2.1, whole genome shotgun sequence genome contains a region encoding:
- the LOC140932916 gene encoding colorectal mutant cancer protein-like, with translation MGSRVGQVVNRLKSTFSCASGNKYQTPRSPDLSIKCKQLRLKEDSVQGIIEQLGSDNGDGLVSLEHIREQVLKTKEFEKPNVTEDISKDEINTNKMNEKSTGRESWEIDSGAHDLSGDPTLQQIMSVANSKGQSRSSNFLELANTLHLAALASLKNEIVELSGKVQQLTEERNQLQTALDQAAQDRKELIRDYEDRLNSQAQLSEQHITELQSVIAELNKKLSQASVDKFDESEEHEIESQTSEHGSQSESDSLASDEGANDDNTDDELSKVVGGLEFAIDRQDTADSKQVQKKEVTESKTEDKKPVEDDNKPPLHSLQSLVKTDVSGKTAKEHEDLQAKCRELRVQCLDLEKKRQILERQLQQTSLKEWVTRKKSSGSAGTPDELQAVSSERDNLKAKLRKTEGDLEQVKTENQRFREERDRLRRRVFEMQDQLKLLHQKSLQYEQQQARTRANSMQAPATPRSPSIPRRNTQPSSNSHSAVRVLSRQASMSGVSDGSHKDNSYLTSPRIARRSSIDNLSMSSQGRNSQSMPNGHVRRPSGSGSVWTASDGSPAFPSRHPSGSVQSISSQAFWRPGATSDLGSSVHGSTQEITVVAKMIDDGTQGRGITGMNCIRALSQLPEFASNKMPPDLVKALENSKTTQEVYKAMFTYCDTQADKKLKEYELEIEMLTSRFDHIQAQNNVISLSLEESRSNADRMSVLMGKYESNCTALQLALSFSDRVMETYEVLLELSESEQARLLANCRAAGVKTSLHGYANPSSESPYRLIYTEESENEAENDRKPEDVESCVNRRRMAENEARFLLQKFDRNFETQSNCGQPWESVSSNSRTSSTGSSNDMEFSPEEAARLKSYIQQLKSERSTVGLTAIELESVHEVAQPRDLKLEPLDPKIDLENAVLMQELMALKEEKAELKAKNYLIEKERKALELKITSRDAQEHAYLVHIEHLKSEMQDEIRRRRRLQKDAGVASSKSDEKSGGSASGTPSITLAELKTSDDDIPPDLYEAARREKKLKAKIQELVETLESLSKNSETRHQQTAEYVADLKKANGALVAAYEKAKKKHGARLRKLEQQMITMVERHDAQVRTMKERIALLEEERKTTSARQNETAL, from the exons ATGGGTTCACGAGTCGGACAAGTGGTTAACAGACTCAAGTCTACATTTTCATGTGCATCGGGAAATAAGTACCAGACACCAAGAAG CCCTGACCTGTCGATAAAATGCAAGCAGTTGAGGCTTAAAGAGGACAGTGTTCAAGGGATCATCGAACAATTGGGTTCTGACAACGGCGATGGTTTGGTGTCGCTGGAACATATACGAGAACAAGTTTTGAAAACCAAAGAATTTGAAAAGCCGAATGTGACGGAGGATATCTCAAAAGACGAGATTAACACAAATAAAATGAACGAGAAGTCGACCGGTAGAGAGAGCTGGGAAATCGACAGCGGTGCACATGATTTAAGCGGCGACCCAACTCTTCAACAGATTATGTCTGTGGCCAATTCTAAGGGACAGTCTCGATCAAGTAATTTCTTGGAGTTAGCGAACACG cTTCACCTAGCAGCACTGGCTTCCCTGAAAAATGAAATTGTGGAACTCTCAGGAAAAGTTCAGCAATTGACAGAGGAGCGAAATCAGTTGCAGACAGCACTTGATCAGGCTGCTCAAGACCGTAAAGAGCTAATACGTGATTACGAAGACAGACTTAACTCCCAGGCCCAACTGAGTGAACAACACATCACAGAACTGCAAAGTGTTATCGCTGAACTTAACAAGAAATTGTCTCAGGCTTCTGTGGACAAGTTTGATGAGTCTGAAGAGCATGAGATAGAATCACAGACATCAGAGCATG GATCACAAAGTGAATCAGACAGCCTTGCCTCTGACGAAGGGGCAAATGATGATAACACGGATGATGAGTTGTCCAAAGTAGTCGGTGGGCTGGAATTTGCTATAGACAGGCAGGATACAGCTGACTCCAAACAAGTGCAAAAGAAAGAGGTCACTGAAAGCAAAACTGAGGACAAGAAACCAGTAGAGGATGATAACAAGCCGCCATTGCATAGTTTACAGTCT CTTGTAAAAACAGATGTCTCAGGCAAAACAGCCAAGGAGCATGAAGATCTTCAGGCCAAGTGCAGAGAGCTTAGAGTTCAGTGTCTAGACCTGGAAAAGAAACGACAGATCT TGGAGCGCCAGCTTCAGCAGACAAGTTTGAAGGAGTGGGTGACAAGAAAGAAGTCTTCCGGTAGCGCAGGGACACCAGAC GAGCTCCAAGCAGTTTCAAGTGAGAGGGATAATCTAAAGGCAAAACTCCGAAAAACTGAAGGGGATTTAGAACAAGTTAAAACTGAAAATCAGAGGTTTAGAGAAGAGAGAGACCGGCTCAGGCGTAGA GTTTTTGAAATGCAGGATCAACTTAAACTGCTTCATCAAAAGTCACTCCAGTATGAGCAACAACAAGCCAGGACACGGGCGAACAGCATGCAGGCGCCTGCAACTCCCAGGTCTCCTAGCATACCTCGCAGAAACACACAACCATCAAGCAACAGTCATTCCGCAGTGCGCGTGCTCAGCAGACAAGCAAGTATGAGTGGTGTCTCAGATGGCTCTCATAAAGATAACAGCTATCTGACATCACCCCGTATTGCACGCCGTTCCAGTATTGATAATTTAAGTATGTCCAGCCAAGGTCGAAATTCGCAGTCTATGCCAAACGGACATGTTCGGAGACCCAGTGGCAGTGGAAGTGTCTGGACAGCTTCAGACGGCAGCCCAGCATTCCCGTCACGACACCCATCGGGTAGTGTCCAGTCCATCTCAAGTCAGGCGTTCTGGAGGCCTGGTGCAACTAGTGATTTAGGCTCATCTGTGCACGGTTCAACACAAGAAATAACTGTTGTGGCAAAAATGATTGATGATGGAACGCAAGGTAGAGGAATTACAGGGATGAATTGTATTAGGGCTCTG agCCAGTTACCAGAGTTTGCATCAAACAAAATGCCTCCTGACTTAGTAAAAGCATTGGAGAATAGTAAGACTACTCAAGAAGTTTACAAGGCGATGTTCACTTACTGTGATACACAAGCGGACAAGAAACTCAAGGAATATGAACTAGAAATTGAGATGTTAACGAGTCGCTTTGATCACATACAAGCTCAAAACAATGTTATATCTTTGTCGTTAGAGGAAAGTAGAAGCAATGCCGATAGAATGAGTGTTTTAATGGGCAAATATGAATCGAACTGCACCGCTCTTCAACTGGCTTTAAGTTTTTCAGACCGAGTCATGGAAACATACGAGGTGTTGTTAGAGTTGTCAGAGTCCGAACAAGCGAGACTTCTCGCCAACTGTCGGGCCGCTGGGGTTAAAACTAGCCTCCATGGCTATGCGAATCCATCCTCGGAGTCACCTTATAGATTAATATATACCGAAGAGAGTGAAAACGAAGCCGAGAATGATCGGAAACCCGAAGATGTGGAATCGTGCGTGAATCGGAGGCGAATGGCGGAAAACGAAGCGCGGtttttgcttcaaaaatttgataGGAATTTTGAGACACAAAGTAATTGTGGACAGCCATGGGAGTCAGTATCATCTAACAGTAGAACTAGTTCAACGGGTTCGTCAAATGACATGGAGTTCTCCCCTGAGGAGGCTGCCAGATTAAAAAGTTATATTCAACAGTTGAAATCGGAAAGGTCAACCGTCGGTCTTACGGCTATCGAGTTGGAAAGCGTGCATGAAGTGGCGCAACCAAGGGATTTGAAGTTGGAACCCCTGGATCCTAAAATAGACTTAGAGAACGCTGTACTCATGCAGGAATTAATGGCTTTGAAGGAAGAAAAAGCCGAATTAAAAGCTAAGAATTATTTAATTGAAAAAGAGAGGAAAGCTCTAGAGCTGAAAATTACGTCGCGGGATGCGCAGGAACATGCTTATCTGGTTCATATTGAACATTTGAAATCAGAGATGCAGGATGAAATACGAAGAAGAAGGAGATTGCAGAAGGACGCTGGCGTCGCGAGTAGCAAG tCGGACGAGAAATCAGGAGGCAGTGCTTCTGGAACTCCGTCTATTACTCTGGCTGAGTTAAAAACATCCGATGATGACATCCCGCCGGACTTGTATGAAGCTGCCAGGAGAGAAAAGAAGCTCAAAGCCAAAATTCAGGAGTTGGTAGAAACGCtggaaagtttgtcgaaaaactcgGAAACAAGACATCAACAAACTGCTGAATACGTGGCGGACTTAAAGAAGGCGAACGGTGCTCTTGTGGCAGCTTATGAAAAAGCGAAGAAAAAGCACGGAGCACGGTTACGGAAATTGGAACAGCAGATGATAACCATGGTGGAAAGACACGACGCCCAG